The genomic interval CTGGGTGGCGCGCAAGCACGGCCAGCACAGCGGCGACGAATCCTGCGTCATGCGCTACACGCTCGCGGACGCGTACGATCCTTCGGAGACAGGCAGCAACAAGCGCATCTTCAAGGAAATCACGGCGCCTCCGGAAAAGTCGGGGTACACTTACTGCCAGCTGCCGGACGGGACAGGCGACGCGGGCCGCCGGTACGGCAGCGCGGACACGCAGCTCGAGCGCGGCGCCTGCAAGTACCAGATCTGCGTGAACGACAAATACATGTATGGCCATCAGGGGCGCAAATAATGAAAAAAAATATTTTGATTCTGGTCCTGATGTTCACCGCGGCGGCTGCCGCATGGATATTTTTTAACCGCAGCACTTCCATTCCCGCGCCTTCTTCGCAGGCTGCGGCGGCCCCCGGCTATCCCGCGGGTATTTCCCTTTCGGTCAATCACGGTCTGCACACGAAAATCCTGCGCGGCTGGCCGGTGATCGCGGAAGTCTTCCTGATTTTTCCGGAAGGTTCCGCGCTCGAGCCCGCGCTCCGCGATTCCTGGCAAGATAAAATCACGCTCGAGCTGCGCACGGAAAAAGGATTGCAGCCGGTGGATTTCCAAAAGATAGAGCCTGAGGCGGAAGGGGCGGAATGGACCGGCGTTTGGATTTTGACTCCTGAGGCCACGCAAAAGCTCGAGCCGGGCCAGTATCAATTGAAAGCGGTCTTGAACGACAAGGGTAAGCTGGTGAGCAAGAGCTACTTTTCGAAAGTGGAAGTGCTGGCGGAAGCCGAAAAAGATCTCCAGCCCGAAACCGGCGCTTATCTGAACGCGGAGGCCTTGATCCTGCAAAAGCGTTTTCCGGAAGCCGCGAAGATCGTGGATGATTTTCTAAAGACGCATCCGGACGATGCGGGAATGACCGAAATGAAAGCGGGGCTTCTTCGCTCCGCGGGCCAGCCCGAAGAGGCGCTGGAACTCTACGACAAGGCGCTCGGGCCTTCCAACATGCAGGAGCCGCCTCCCGAAAGTCTGATGCGGCGCCGCCACGAATTGCTGCACGAAGTTTTAACTCAGGATCATGAACCACAGGGGGAAAGGAAACCGGCATGAAATCACGCACCGTTTTGACCGCCTCGTTTTTTTTGATGACTGCTTTTTCGGCCCCGCTTCGGGCGGACGCGCCGCGGCAGACCGAAATCGTCTTCGATGCGTCGCGCAGCATGAACGACCCGCTCGGCGCGGACACAAAGCTGGAAGCGGCCAAGCAGTCGCTGACCGGCATTGCGGGCCAGATCGCGCCCGGTTCCCTGGTCGGCCTCCGCGTCTTCGGCGCGTCGCCGGTCGGAGACAACGTGCGGCAGTCATGCTTCGACTCGCAGCTGGTCATGCCCATCGGGCCGCCCAGCAAGTCCGCCATGATCGCCAAGGTGATGGCGCTCCAGGCGTTCGGCCAGACCGCGCTGGGCTATTCGCTGGAGCTCGCGGCGAAAGATTTCGACAGTGCGCCGGAGGTTTCGAAAACCATCATCCTCATCAGCGACGGCCAGGAAAGCTGCGGCAAAGATCCTGTCACGGTCATGAAGAATCTGAAGGCGCAGGGCATCGACGTGAAGGTGCACGCGATCGGGTTCGGCGTGGACGAGCCGACAAAGGCCCAGCTCCAGGAGATCGCGCAGATGACGCAGGGCAGTTACCAGGATGCGCAGGACGCGCAAAGCCTCAAGCAGTCGCTGGAAAGCGTCGCGCACCAGGAGAAAATCACGGCGCCTGCCGCGCCGAAAGCCGCGGCGCCCGAAAACCCGGCTGAGGAAGCGAATCCGGAAATGCTGCTGCAGGCCCAGCGCGGAAAAGGGGAAAATCTTCTGGCCGCGGCGGCCGGAGCCAGGATCGTGACGGCCAGCAACCAGGACGTGGCGCTCGCCATGGACGGTTCGGAAGACACCGTGGCCTCGCTCGGCTCAGGGGACTATGCTGTCCTTTCTTTCAAAGACAACCAGCCCGCGCTTCTCGATAGTTTTTCCGTGCCCATTTTCGAGCAGAGCTCGTCGAATCCGAAAAAAATCGAGCTCAGCGCATCGGCGGAAAATGCCCAAACCGGTTTTGTTCCGCTGCTTTCGATCGAGGTGCCGAACAAAGTCGATTTTAAAAACGTGTATCAGGAATTCAAAATCGATCCCCCGGCCCCGGTGCGATTTCTCAAAATCAGGATCGGGGAAGGGCGGTCCGGAAATTATTCGGACTTCGCGGAGTGGAAGGTCTCGGGCAAGCTGCTCACCGAAGATGAATTCAAGGCCGAACTCGCCAAACAGCCGGCCAAAGAAGTCGACGTGATCGCCAAAGACGCGGGAGGCACGATCGCGGCCTCCAGTCAGCAGGGCTTTGAAGCCCTGATCGACGGCGCTCCGGGAAATCAGGCCGGCGGCGAAAATGTATCAATCGATGCCGGAAGTGAAGTGGTCTTTGCTTTTGACGGCGGCCGCGAGGCTTATCTGATGCGCGCCGCGGTGCCGGTTTATGAAGCGGCGCCCGAAAACTGCAAGACGCTCGAAGTGTCGGTGTCGCCGGATTCGGCGTCGGAGAACTTCCACAGCGCGGGAACGTTCCAGACGACCAACATGCTGATGAACGGCAAGCCGGAGCAGGAATTCAAATTTCCGGCGCCGGTCAAAGCCAAGTTCGTGAAGGTGAAATTCATCGACGATCAC from Verrucomicrobiia bacterium carries:
- a CDS encoding VWA domain-containing protein, which gives rise to MKSRTVLTASFFLMTAFSAPLRADAPRQTEIVFDASRSMNDPLGADTKLEAAKQSLTGIAGQIAPGSLVGLRVFGASPVGDNVRQSCFDSQLVMPIGPPSKSAMIAKVMALQAFGQTALGYSLELAAKDFDSAPEVSKTIILISDGQESCGKDPVTVMKNLKAQGIDVKVHAIGFGVDEPTKAQLQEIAQMTQGSYQDAQDAQSLKQSLESVAHQEKITAPAAPKAAAPENPAEEANPEMLLQAQRGKGENLLAAAAGARIVTASNQDVALAMDGSEDTVASLGSGDYAVLSFKDNQPALLDSFSVPIFEQSSSNPKKIELSASAENAQTGFVPLLSIEVPNKVDFKNVYQEFKIDPPAPVRFLKIRIGEGRSGNYSDFAEWKVSGKLLTEDEFKAELAKQPAKEVDVIAKDAGGTIAASSQQGFEALIDGAPGNQAGGENVSIDAGSEVVFAFDGGREAYLMRAAVPVYEAAPENCKTLEVSVSPDSASENFHSAGTFQTTNMLMNGKPEQEFKFPAPVKAKFVKVKFIDDHGSGGTCELGELEIFGSFQPVTGAVDAASLPQAASAPAEASETTEAAEEPQAEAAPAAEASAETPAAVDNAAAPEDSGTVMENPPSDGIEEEAAPPPAQEDKDFEQESKPAGN